A window of Desulfobacterales bacterium contains these coding sequences:
- a CDS encoding response regulator, translating to MRKKVLVVDDDKNNLMLEKDLLEVAGFEVFEAENASDGIAMAKREKPDIIIMDVRMPKMRGSEAARILRQDKETLDIPIVFVTASVMEEGREELKNITNSGFIGKPINTRTFAKDVSQFIR from the coding sequence ATGAGGAAGAAAGTATTGGTTGTCGATGATGATAAAAACAATCTGATGCTGGAAAAAGACCTTTTGGAGGTGGCTGGCTTTGAGGTATTTGAAGCTGAGAACGCTTCCGATGGAATTGCCATGGCCAAAAGAGAAAAACCGGATATCATCATTATGGATGTGCGGATGCCGAAAATGCGCGGTTCCGAAGCCGCCCGGATATTGCGCCAAGACAAAGAGACACTTGATATTCCCATTGTTTTTGTGACTGCTTCTGTCATGGAAGAAGGCAGAGAAGAGTTAAAAAACATAACGAACAGTGGCTTCATCGGCAAACCGATCAATACACGCACTTTTGCAAAAGACGTCAGTCAGTTTATCAGGTGA
- a CDS encoding response regulator, whose product MKDKPVILIVDDQPQDVELLEAHLVPQGYEIVKAASGEEALEKLSGNQIELILMDVLMPPGMDGFEVTRRIRRDTAHRLIPIILITALQETEDRVKGIEAGCDDFLSKPLDKMELFARVRSLLQVKAYNDLMRDYQIKLEAMVSSRTEELRHSLEALQQEIAERKRMEEERQNLQAQFTQAQKMESIGRLAGGVAHDFNNKLTIINGYAELAIDMMDPSDPLRKTIQEIHTAGNQSALIVRQLLAFARQQTISPVLLDLNNTISSMLKMLQRLIGENIDLAWHPGSNLWPVKIDPGQVDQVMANLAVNSRDAISDVGKLTIETKNTTVDEEYCKSNPEAIPGRYVMLAVSDDGCGIETEVMGQLFEPFFTTKEIGKGTGLGLPTVYGIVKQNEGFINVYSEPGEGTTFKIYLPSQEEAEKSGVHSAKKSTMQAPMGTETILIVEDEKAILQLSRRMIEGLGYTVLIAGNPSEALQLSKDYHGSIDLLITDVVMPEMNGWDLSSQLAKNHPGLKTLFMSGYTANVIAHHGMLDEGLQFIQKPFSLKDLAVKVREVLEQE is encoded by the coding sequence ATGAAAGACAAGCCGGTAATCTTGATTGTTGATGATCAGCCCCAGGATGTTGAACTTCTTGAAGCACATCTGGTTCCGCAGGGCTATGAAATTGTCAAAGCGGCCAGCGGGGAAGAAGCGCTGGAGAAGCTATCCGGTAATCAAATCGAGCTGATTCTGATGGACGTATTGATGCCACCGGGCATGGACGGCTTTGAGGTGACCCGCAGGATCAGACGAGATACTGCACATCGACTGATTCCGATCATCCTGATTACCGCGTTGCAGGAAACGGAAGACCGGGTGAAGGGGATTGAAGCCGGTTGTGATGATTTTCTTTCAAAGCCGCTTGATAAGATGGAACTCTTTGCCCGTGTCCGGTCCCTGCTGCAGGTCAAAGCCTATAATGACTTGATGCGTGATTATCAGATAAAGCTGGAAGCCATGGTAAGCAGCAGGACAGAAGAATTGAGGCATTCCTTGGAGGCCCTGCAGCAGGAGATTGCCGAGCGCAAGCGGATGGAGGAGGAGCGCCAGAACCTCCAGGCCCAGTTTACCCAGGCCCAGAAAATGGAATCCATAGGCCGGCTGGCCGGCGGCGTGGCCCATGATTTCAACAACAAGCTTACCATCATCAACGGTTACGCCGAACTGGCCATCGACATGATGGACCCATCAGATCCCCTCCGCAAAACCATTCAGGAAATCCACACCGCAGGAAATCAATCCGCCTTAATCGTCCGGCAGTTGCTTGCTTTTGCCCGGCAACAGACCATCAGTCCGGTGCTGCTTGATCTAAACAACACCATTTCCAGCATGCTGAAAATGTTGCAGCGACTGATTGGCGAGAACATTGATCTTGCATGGCACCCCGGAAGCAACCTGTGGCCGGTTAAAATCGACCCGGGCCAGGTGGACCAGGTTATGGCGAATCTCGCTGTAAATTCCCGGGATGCCATATCCGATGTCGGCAAATTGACCATAGAGACGAAAAATACAACAGTTGATGAAGAGTACTGCAAGAGCAACCCGGAGGCCATTCCGGGGCGATACGTAATGCTGGCAGTCAGCGATGATGGATGCGGAATAGAAACAGAGGTCATGGGCCAACTGTTTGAGCCGTTTTTTACAACCAAGGAAATCGGAAAAGGAACCGGCTTAGGTTTGCCCACGGTTTACGGCATTGTCAAGCAGAACGAAGGTTTCATCAACGTATACAGCGAGCCCGGAGAGGGAACGACCTTTAAAATATATCTTCCTTCCCAGGAGGAGGCGGAAAAATCCGGTGTGCACTCCGCGAAAAAATCCACTATGCAAGCACCAATGGGGACGGAGACCATCCTGATTGTCGAAGATGAAAAGGCGATACTGCAACTGTCCAGGCGGATGATCGAAGGGCTGGGATACACCGTTCTGATCGCTGGAAACCCGTCAGAGGCATTGCAACTTTCAAAAGATTATCATGGCTCAATCGACCTGCTCATAACCGACGTGGTCATGCCCGAAATGAACGGTTGGGATTTATCATCCCAATTGGCCAAAAACCATCCTGGCCTTAAAACCCTTTTCATGTCGGGTTATACGGCCAATGTGATCGCTCATCACGGGATGCTTGATGAAGGGTTGCAATTCATTCAGAAACCATTCTCGTTGAAAGATCTGGCGGTGAAAGTGCGGGAGGTTCTTGAGCAGGAATAG
- a CDS encoding NAD-dependent epimerase/dehydratase family protein has translation MRNILITGSTGYLGRRLAAALRQNDQIGEIVGIDIQPPTNPAEGVTFYKKDIRDPDIGGILSRHRIDTLFHLAFVVQPVHDIRRMHDIDVNGSQNILESARTAGVSHVLVTSSTLAYGAHPDNPPLLSETHPLRGNRTFPYGYYKAVTDEMIQRFAGANPQLTVTILRPCTVFGPSIDNYISRMLFMPATVRVAGYNPPVQFVHEDDFVAACLAAMSAEMGGAFNITGDGTVTVDEIAGIIGTRVLPVPAWILYPVIEALWRLHCPGIEVNRGYLDYVRYPFVTSNQKTKEQLGVYPGYSSRETVAATAGRHINAQSPAKSQT, from the coding sequence ATGAGAAACATTCTGATTACCGGCAGCACCGGCTATCTCGGCCGCCGTCTGGCAGCGGCTTTACGGCAGAACGACCAAATCGGTGAAATCGTGGGCATTGACATCCAGCCGCCGACGAACCCGGCGGAAGGGGTGACGTTTTATAAAAAGGATATCCGCGACCCGGATATCGGCGGCATTTTATCCAGGCACCGGATTGACACCCTCTTTCACCTGGCATTTGTGGTACAGCCCGTCCATGATATCCGGCGGATGCATGACATTGATGTAAACGGCAGCCAAAATATTCTGGAAAGCGCGCGCACCGCCGGGGTTTCCCATGTGCTTGTGACCAGCAGCACCCTGGCCTACGGCGCCCATCCGGACAATCCGCCCCTGCTTTCAGAGACCCACCCCTTGCGGGGCAACCGGACATTTCCCTATGGGTATTACAAGGCAGTTACAGATGAGATGATCCAGCGGTTTGCCGGGGCGAACCCGCAGCTTACCGTCACCATTCTCCGGCCCTGCACGGTTTTCGGCCCGAGCATTGACAACTACATCTCCCGCATGCTTTTTATGCCGGCCACGGTTCGCGTGGCCGGATACAACCCGCCGGTACAGTTTGTCCATGAGGATGATTTTGTCGCCGCCTGTCTGGCGGCCATGAGCGCAGAAATGGGCGGCGCATTCAATATCACCGGGGACGGCACGGTCACGGTGGATGAAATTGCGGGCATTATCGGCACCCGGGTCCTGCCCGTGCCGGCCTGGATCCTTTACCCGGTGATAGAAGCGTTGTGGCGCCTGCATTGCCCCGGCATTGAGGTCAACAGGGGCTATTTGGACTATGTGCGATATCCGTTTGTCACCTCCAACCAAAAGACAAAAGAGCAGCTGGGGGTTTATCCCGGATATTCTTCAAGAGAAACAGTGGCGGCAACAGCAGGGAGGCATATCAATGCTCAAAGCCCGGCGAAAAGCCAGACTTAA
- a CDS encoding acyltransferase, producing the protein MLKFLPAPVRGVIALMLYTLNTLGCFITMFPFILVKAIIPLDRVRLFLTKVLMVLTMAWININSLILMMTQKIEWDVKGLSGLNPKTSYLVISNHQSWADILVLQHLFKHRIPFLKFFLKKELIWVPFLGLAWWALEFPFMKRYSREFIQKHPELRGKDIETTRKYCEKFKKSPISVINFLEGTRFDVSKRQKQKSPYQHLLLPKAGGAAIVLSAMGDCLDQIIDFTIAYPKNETAPSFWEFLKGEIPRVAVRIRCLSIPEEFIGRNYEQDKAFQEAFKQWVNALWQEKDKTIAGVLEAYGKE; encoded by the coding sequence ATGCTGAAATTTCTGCCCGCACCCGTCCGCGGGGTCATTGCCCTGATGCTCTATACGCTAAACACCTTAGGGTGCTTTATCACCATGTTTCCCTTCATCCTCGTCAAAGCGATCATTCCATTGGACCGGGTACGGCTTTTCCTCACAAAAGTCCTGATGGTCCTTACCATGGCCTGGATCAACATCAACAGCCTGATCCTGATGATGACCCAGAAAATCGAATGGGATGTTAAGGGGCTTTCCGGGCTGAATCCCAAAACCTCCTATCTGGTGATCAGCAATCACCAGTCCTGGGCCGACATTCTTGTCCTCCAGCATCTTTTCAAACACCGGATCCCGTTTTTAAAATTTTTCCTGAAAAAGGAGCTGATCTGGGTGCCGTTTCTGGGCCTCGCCTGGTGGGCACTGGAATTTCCGTTTATGAAGCGCTATTCCAGGGAGTTTATCCAAAAGCACCCGGAGCTTAGGGGAAAGGACATTGAAACCACCCGAAAGTACTGTGAAAAGTTTAAAAAATCCCCCATTTCGGTGATCAACTTTTTAGAAGGCACCCGGTTTGATGTGTCCAAGCGGCAAAAGCAAAAGTCCCCCTACCAGCACCTGCTGCTGCCCAAAGCCGGCGGGGCGGCCATTGTGCTGTCCGCCATGGGCGACTGCCTGGACCAGATCATTGACTTCACCATCGCCTATCCGAAGAATGAAACCGCCCCGTCTTTCTGGGAATTTTTAAAAGGCGAGATCCCCAGGGTGGCCGTCCGGATCCGTTGCCTTTCGATCCCCGAGGAATTTATCGGCAGAAATTATGAACAGGATAAGGCGTTTCAGGAAGCATTCAAGCAGTGGGTTAATGCCCTGTGGCAGGAAAAGGATAAAACCATCGCAGGGGTTTTGGAGGCGTACGGGAAAGAATGA
- a CDS encoding CoA-binding protein, producing the protein MAGGDVWTKQLDQIFYPQSVAIVGLPRGLKTGKVFLMALLDQSFSGAIYPVHPTAEEIDGLKAYPSISAIPDAVDLAIILVPHEHALPVIYECVEKGVKGAVLFTAGYKETGTEAGRHLEAELARVAKESGMRLFGPNCMGLYVPESGLSFFPGLSKKPGPVGFISHSGSLANILGRIAADKGIYFSKAVSLGNECDVTGTDILNYLAKDPKTAVIGGYLESIGDGPGFLNALKAASLKKPVILWKVGLNPEGQKAANSHTGAMASRRRIWQAVVSQSGAVPVKGFDWLTDALMSFSLLPDGLGDRIAILSGPGGMAVGAAEACGDEGLKLAELSADTRTKLSEFVPQTGTSLANPVDVGLGASFDIDIYIKAARALADDPGVDAVVSIGAGLSRELNETYTNSIIRVYRDTGCPFLMVNIPGFEKEFAAAFCQAGIPFYETAERALGSYAQVRKYQLWRYSRTFRHCHSEER; encoded by the coding sequence ATGGCAGGCGGGGATGTATGGACAAAACAACTGGATCAGATTTTTTATCCGCAATCCGTGGCCATTGTCGGTTTGCCCCGGGGCCTTAAAACCGGCAAGGTTTTTTTAATGGCCCTGCTGGATCAATCATTTTCCGGCGCCATTTATCCGGTGCATCCCACGGCCGAAGAGATTGACGGCCTGAAAGCCTATCCGAGCATTTCCGCGATTCCGGATGCCGTGGATCTGGCCATCATCCTGGTGCCGCATGAGCATGCCCTGCCGGTAATTTACGAGTGTGTGGAGAAAGGCGTCAAGGGGGCGGTGCTTTTTACCGCCGGATACAAGGAAACCGGCACCGAGGCGGGCCGGCATCTGGAGGCCGAGCTTGCCCGGGTGGCAAAGGAATCCGGGATGCGGCTTTTCGGCCCTAACTGCATGGGGCTTTATGTGCCGGAATCGGGTCTTTCCTTTTTCCCCGGGCTGTCAAAGAAGCCCGGACCCGTCGGGTTTATCTCGCACAGCGGCTCGCTCGCCAATATTCTGGGCCGGATTGCGGCGGATAAGGGGATCTACTTCAGCAAGGCGGTCAGCCTGGGCAATGAATGCGATGTCACCGGAACGGATATATTGAATTACCTGGCCAAAGACCCGAAAACGGCTGTTATCGGCGGCTATCTCGAGAGTATCGGGGACGGGCCGGGGTTTTTAAATGCGCTTAAAGCCGCATCCCTTAAAAAACCCGTAATCCTGTGGAAGGTGGGGCTCAATCCCGAAGGACAAAAAGCCGCCAACTCCCATACGGGGGCGATGGCCAGCCGACGGCGGATCTGGCAGGCGGTGGTCAGCCAAAGCGGGGCGGTGCCGGTCAAAGGCTTTGACTGGTTAACCGATGCCTTGATGAGTTTTTCCCTGCTGCCGGACGGGCTGGGTGACCGCATCGCCATTTTATCCGGTCCGGGCGGTATGGCCGTGGGCGCGGCCGAGGCCTGCGGGGATGAGGGCCTTAAACTGGCCGAGCTATCCGCTGACACGCGCACAAAGCTTTCTGAATTCGTGCCCCAAACCGGCACCAGCCTGGCCAACCCGGTGGACGTGGGCCTTGGCGCCTCGTTTGATATCGATATATATATTAAAGCCGCCCGCGCCCTTGCCGATGATCCGGGCGTGGATGCGGTGGTTTCAATCGGCGCGGGGCTTAGCCGGGAGCTGAATGAGACGTATACGAATTCGATTATCCGGGTCTATCGGGATACGGGCTGTCCGTTTCTGATGGTCAATATCCCGGGGTTTGAAAAGGAATTTGCGGCCGCCTTCTGCCAGGCCGGCATCCCCTTTTATGAAACCGCTGAGCGCGCCCTTGGCAGCTACGCCCAAGTCCGCAAATATCAGCTCTGGCGTTATTCCAGAACCTTCCGCCACTGTCATTCCGAGGAACGATAG
- a CDS encoding PAS domain S-box protein, whose product MTNDDNSSKAADDLRQKAEALVMEQASRSPEDSAALSPEEMRQTLHELRVHQIELEMQNEELRTAQEEIEELRARYFDLYDLAPVGYCTLSEKGLIQEANLTATTLLGVNRAALVKQPISRFILKEDQDIYYRHHKKLFETGEPQEYELRLLKPDGRFFWGHLTETAAQAKDGAPVCHVVLIDITERKRAAEEASRMVTVVRDSNDAITIQDSEGRITAWNRGAERMYGYTEAEALQMSIERLTASGKVQEQKDFVRRLLAGESITSLETRRVTKDGRVLDVWMTVTKLVDDAGESIGIASTERDISERKRGEETLRKLNEELEQRVEERTRELVLTQKAAEEANRAKSIFLANMSHEIRTPLNAVLGFAQILERDASLTPRQIGMLHTIARSGQHLLNLINDILDMSKIEAGRLELSPRDFSLYDLLDDLEMMFRSATVAKQLSLSVERHSSVPHYVNTDESKLRQVLINLLGNAVKFTKTGGVAVRVRGETATGSSVGDANGVRLVVEVEDSGPGIAEEDLDRIFEPFRQSEVGREAGGTGLGLALSQHLVKLMDGSLTVKSRVGKGSCFRFDVLVTPVEGAPQEKEQKAWQVVGLEPGAGPLRILIVDDQKDNRDLLAALLAPLDFEIREAVNGQEAIDVFEAWSPHAVLMDIVMPVMDGYEATRRIKATEQGRTTPVIAVTASVFGDAEKEVLARGVDGYVRKPFRTEEIFAVLGECLGLRYVYAETAGQAPEQAGVQPLTREDLAALPESLRQAMRQAVNEGDMAGLHALIAQIDEKDAEAARKLRNLADRYDYETLSQILINQNEAEGKPDE is encoded by the coding sequence ATGACAAACGATGATAATAGCTCCAAAGCCGCTGATGATTTGCGGCAAAAGGCTGAAGCGCTTGTCATGGAACAGGCCTCCCGGTCGCCGGAAGACAGCGCGGCCCTCTCGCCTGAGGAAATGCGACAAACGCTCCACGAATTGCGGGTGCACCAGATCGAACTGGAGATGCAGAACGAGGAGCTTCGCACGGCCCAGGAGGAAATCGAAGAATTGCGGGCGCGCTATTTCGACCTCTACGACCTGGCTCCGGTGGGTTATTGTACTTTAAGCGAAAAAGGACTGATCCAGGAAGCCAACCTCACCGCTACCACCCTGCTGGGTGTAAACCGCGCCGCTCTGGTCAAGCAGCCGATTAGCCGCTTCATCCTCAAAGAGGACCAGGACATCTACTACCGGCACCACAAGAAACTTTTTGAGACGGGCGAACCGCAGGAATACGAACTGCGTCTGCTCAAACCAGACGGCAGATTCTTCTGGGGCCATCTGACGGAAACCGCCGCTCAAGCGAAAGACGGCGCGCCCGTCTGCCACGTGGTGTTGATCGACATCACCGAGCGCAAGCGGGCGGCAGAAGAGGCCAGCCGCATGGTGACGGTGGTACGCGACTCGAACGATGCAATCACGATTCAGGACTCCGAGGGACGGATCACCGCCTGGAACCGCGGCGCTGAACGTATGTATGGCTATACCGAGGCAGAGGCCCTGCAGATGAGCATTGAGCGCCTCACGGCTTCCGGCAAGGTTCAAGAGCAAAAGGATTTTGTCCGTCGGTTGTTGGCGGGCGAATCGATCACCTCGCTTGAGACCCGGCGGGTGACCAAAGACGGCCGCGTTCTCGATGTCTGGATGACCGTCACAAAACTGGTGGACGATGCCGGGGAATCCATTGGCATTGCCTCCACCGAGCGCGATATCTCCGAGCGCAAGCGGGGCGAGGAAACCTTGCGCAAACTCAACGAGGAGCTGGAACAACGGGTCGAGGAACGTACGCGGGAACTGGTGCTCACCCAGAAGGCGGCGGAGGAGGCCAATCGGGCCAAAAGCATCTTCCTGGCCAACATGAGCCATGAGATACGCACACCCCTCAACGCGGTGCTCGGATTTGCCCAGATTCTGGAGCGCGATGCATCCCTCACCCCACGCCAGATCGGAATGCTCCACACCATTGCGCGCAGCGGACAACATCTGTTGAATCTGATCAACGACATTCTGGATATGTCCAAGATCGAGGCTGGCAGGCTCGAATTGAGCCCGAGGGACTTCAGTCTCTACGATCTGCTGGATGATCTGGAGATGATGTTCCGTTCCGCCACTGTCGCCAAGCAGTTGTCGCTCTCGGTCGAACGGCATAGCAGTGTCCCGCATTACGTAAACACCGATGAAAGCAAGCTGCGGCAGGTGTTGATCAATCTGCTGGGCAATGCCGTCAAGTTCACCAAGACCGGCGGTGTGGCTGTGCGGGTCCGGGGCGAAACGGCTACGGGCAGCTCCGTTGGTGATGCGAATGGGGTTCGTCTGGTGGTGGAGGTGGAGGACAGCGGTCCCGGGATTGCCGAGGAGGATTTGGACCGCATTTTCGAGCCCTTCCGGCAATCGGAAGTGGGGCGGGAGGCCGGCGGTACGGGCCTGGGCCTGGCCTTGAGCCAGCATCTTGTGAAACTGATGGACGGCAGCCTCACGGTGAAGAGCCGGGTGGGCAAGGGCTCCTGCTTCCGCTTCGACGTGCTTGTGACGCCGGTCGAGGGGGCGCCGCAAGAGAAGGAGCAAAAGGCGTGGCAGGTGGTCGGACTGGAGCCGGGCGCAGGCCCCTTGCGCATCCTCATTGTGGACGACCAGAAAGATAACCGCGACCTGCTTGCCGCCCTGCTGGCGCCTCTGGATTTCGAGATCAGGGAGGCGGTCAACGGGCAGGAGGCGATAGACGTCTTTGAGGCCTGGTCGCCCCATGCGGTACTCATGGACATAGTTATGCCGGTGATGGACGGCTACGAGGCCACACGGCGGATCAAGGCCACCGAACAAGGCCGCACCACCCCGGTCATCGCGGTGACGGCCAGCGTCTTTGGTGATGCCGAAAAAGAGGTTCTGGCCAGGGGCGTGGACGGTTATGTGCGCAAGCCCTTCAGGACGGAGGAGATTTTCGCCGTGCTGGGGGAATGCCTCGGGCTGCGCTATGTCTATGCCGAAACTGCCGGGCAAGCCCCGGAACAGGCCGGCGTTCAGCCCCTCACCCGCGAGGATCTGGCGGCACTGCCGGAGTCGTTGCGGCAGGCCATGCGCCAAGCCGTTAATGAGGGGGATATGGCCGGACTGCACGCGCTGATCGCCCAGATCGACGAGAAAGACGCTGAAGCGGCACGCAAGCTGAGGAACCTGGCCGACCGGTACGACTATGAAACGCTATCACAGATATTGATAAATCAAAATGAAGCAGAAGGGAAACCCGATGAATAA
- a CDS encoding ATP-binding protein, producing the protein MAESKTSNDGLLQYAESIINTVREPLIVLDHDLRVISVSRSFYGVFKVNPKETVGQLIYDLGNKQWDIPKLRELLENILPQKTTFDNYEVEHDFATIGRRTMLLNARQIHRVFGKERIILLAIEDITERREIEKGLAKAYEDLEVLAAELERTARVKSDFLANMSHELRTPLNSIIGFSEVLYDETFGPLNEKQKQYVNNVSASGKHLLLLINQILDMAKVEAGKMQLAVSFLPMKNLLDEISLLVLDMVSKKKLKMSLEIAEDLPSIEADELKVKQILYNLISNAVKFTPEGGKIGLRAKKADSGVEIVVWDTGVGVAPENMEKIFGGFFRVNTPYSQVTEGTGLGLPLSRKLVELHGGKLSLESEGLNRGVAVRFVLPMKSRRMGSDEEESIGCR; encoded by the coding sequence ATGGCAGAGTCTAAAACATCCAATGATGGCCTCCTTCAATACGCCGAGAGTATCATCAACACCGTGCGTGAGCCTTTAATCGTTCTGGATCATGATTTACGGGTGATTTCCGTCAGCCGCTCTTTCTATGGCGTCTTTAAGGTAAACCCCAAAGAGACCGTGGGGCAGCTTATTTATGACCTGGGCAATAAACAATGGGACATCCCCAAGCTGCGAGAACTGCTGGAAAACATTCTTCCCCAAAAGACCACCTTTGACAACTACGAGGTTGAGCACGATTTTGCCACCATCGGCAGGCGCACAATGCTTTTGAATGCCCGGCAGATTCACAGGGTGTTTGGCAAAGAACGGATAATCCTGCTGGCCATTGAAGACATCACTGAGCGTAGGGAGATAGAAAAAGGTCTGGCAAAAGCGTATGAAGACTTAGAGGTGCTAGCCGCCGAGTTAGAACGCACCGCTCGGGTGAAGTCTGATTTTCTTGCCAACATGTCGCATGAACTCAGGACCCCGCTAAACTCCATTATCGGCTTTTCTGAAGTATTATACGATGAAACGTTCGGGCCCCTTAATGAGAAGCAGAAGCAATATGTCAACAATGTTTCAGCCAGCGGAAAGCACCTGCTCTTACTGATCAATCAGATACTGGATATGGCAAAAGTGGAAGCCGGAAAGATGCAGCTGGCAGTATCTTTCTTGCCGATGAAAAACCTTTTAGATGAGATCTCCCTGCTGGTCTTGGATATGGTCAGCAAAAAAAAGTTGAAAATGTCGCTGGAAATAGCCGAAGACCTCCCCTCTATTGAAGCCGATGAGCTCAAGGTTAAACAAATACTTTACAACCTGATTTCAAACGCAGTTAAATTTACCCCCGAAGGCGGCAAAATTGGCTTGCGGGCAAAAAAAGCGGATTCCGGGGTAGAAATAGTGGTCTGGGATACGGGGGTTGGTGTCGCACCTGAAAATATGGAGAAAATATTTGGAGGTTTTTTTCGTGTCAACACCCCCTATTCTCAGGTAACCGAGGGTACCGGACTTGGATTACCGCTCTCCAGAAAGCTGGTTGAGCTTCACGGCGGGAAGCTTTCTTTAGAATCAGAGGGACTCAATAGAGGCGTCGCAGTCCGGTTTGTTTTGCCTATGAAATCCAGGAGGATGGGTTCAGATGAGGAAGAAAGTATTGGTTGTCGATGA
- a CDS encoding 4Fe-4S binding protein, which produces MSSPYWIKTLINKTFSTRFFMSRLTHFRPIGRIVDQMLFKNDDIMYLPKDQVVEKKHVIDVGEAVEEPESLAVPSKVVEHFIRNAGTHWIMDFCICRDSARCKDYPIEYGCIFLGDAANDINPKFGRRVGMEEALAHAKRCREAGLVHLIGRNKLDTVWLNIGPPEKLMTICNCCPCCCLWKMLPAITPLISSKVSRMPGVHMEVTDQCAGCGTCTKGACFVDAIHLSGEQAVIDQDACRGCGRCAAVCPKGAIQVVIEDEAYIDHTIQHISETVDVS; this is translated from the coding sequence ATGTCAAGTCCATACTGGATCAAAACGCTGATCAACAAAACCTTTTCCACGCGATTTTTCATGTCCAGGCTGACCCATTTCCGCCCGATCGGGCGGATCGTGGATCAAATGCTTTTTAAAAACGACGATATTATGTATCTGCCCAAGGATCAGGTCGTTGAAAAAAAACATGTGATTGACGTGGGCGAGGCGGTTGAAGAACCGGAAAGCCTGGCCGTCCCTTCAAAGGTGGTGGAGCACTTTATCCGAAACGCCGGCACCCACTGGATCATGGATTTCTGTATCTGCCGGGATTCCGCCCGGTGCAAGGATTATCCGATCGAATACGGCTGCATTTTTTTGGGGGATGCGGCCAATGACATCAACCCCAAGTTCGGCCGCCGGGTTGGCATGGAAGAAGCCCTGGCCCACGCCAAAAGATGCCGCGAGGCGGGGCTCGTGCACCTGATCGGCCGCAACAAGCTGGATACCGTGTGGTTAAATATTGGGCCGCCGGAAAAGCTCATGACCATCTGCAACTGCTGTCCATGCTGCTGTCTGTGGAAGATGCTGCCGGCGATTACGCCCCTCATCAGCTCAAAAGTATCCCGCATGCCCGGCGTTCACATGGAGGTCACCGATCAGTGCGCGGGCTGCGGCACCTGCACAAAGGGCGCCTGTTTTGTGGATGCCATACATCTCTCGGGCGAGCAGGCGGTGATTGATCAAGACGCGTGCCGCGGCTGCGGCCGGTGTGCAGCGGTCTGCCCCAAGGGGGCGATTCAGGTGGTGATCGAGGATGAAGCCTATATTGACCATACCATCCAACACATCTCCGAAACGGTGGATGTGTCGTGA
- a CDS encoding MarR family transcriptional regulator — protein MLPIPRQELDEVLFDALRAIYRFEQIKVARFSLNFDAVYLLQFLRRHGPARIQQIADEMHIPVSSGTRLVDRLEKMELVNREKGRKDKRQIWVSLTEKGEEKVHAVDEHSYTVLINNLAKHEFNTEEIESFVQTAEKLNHLLDVSDQL, from the coding sequence ATGCTCCCCATCCCCAGACAAGAACTGGATGAAGTGTTATTTGACGCCCTTCGGGCGATCTACCGGTTCGAACAGATAAAGGTGGCCCGGTTTTCCCTCAATTTTGACGCCGTCTACCTCCTGCAGTTTCTCCGCCGCCACGGCCCCGCCCGGATTCAGCAGATCGCCGATGAAATGCACATTCCCGTATCATCGGGCACGCGCCTGGTGGACCGCCTGGAAAAAATGGAACTGGTCAATCGGGAAAAGGGGCGGAAAGACAAGCGCCAGATCTGGGTCTCTTTAACTGAAAAAGGCGAGGAAAAGGTCCATGCGGTGGATGAGCACTCCTATACGGTTTTGATAAACAACCTGGCCAAACACGAATTCAACACCGAAGAGATTGAATCCTTCGTTCAAACCGCTGAAAAGCTCAACCACCTGCTGGATGTATCTGATCAGCTATGA